The Citrus sinensis cultivar Valencia sweet orange chromosome 4, DVS_A1.0, whole genome shotgun sequence DNA segment GAACAAACTCCAGCCAAAGTagtttaaaatcaaattaaaaactttacatgctaatcaaatttgaattagataatTTTAGAAGAATATGTGTTCTAAATTAACATAGCTTTGAACCAAGTTTAAGGCGCCGTTGAATCAAGTCCCCCTATCTTCATGCAGGCCGATTATAGtaacagaaaaaagaaagagtacaATGAAATGGAAATTATGCATCTTAATTCATGAGCAGCAAATACAAAGTACAATGCacaagaattaataaatcCTTAGTTAGGCTGAAGTTGATGACGTAGTATCAAATGATTTTCTCCTAACCAAAAGGCAAGTGATCTTTAATGGCTGAGCATGAGTATTATTatcaagtgtacacaacacaAGATCCGGCCGATGAAGTGCCAGAGCCAGCTGATCTTCCCCAAACACCAAACCAGTTGCATCGAGCAGAACATGCCATGCATTTCTGTGAGCTTCAGAAATCCAATGCATAGAATATCTAGTGCCATTCACAACCACCGGGTATGAGAAAAGTCCCTTGGGCGTGTACTTGCACTTCCTTCTGAAATTTTGACTAAGTTGTGACCCTTTAATTCTCAAATCCAGCCAAGTCTCTGGTGCCGCAATGACCTTTGATTCTTTCTGAGCTGCAAATCCTTTGATGTAATCGGATTCTTCAGAAATGATTGTCAAGTAGTAATTTCCTTTAAAGAAAGGGTAGCTTTCTCCTATCATTAGCATAgcttctttgtaattgggCACGAAGAGGACTAAATACTCATCTTCACTCAATCCGCAATGCTTTAGTGCCCGATTTCGAGCTTGAATTTCCGGGATTGAAATGAAATTCCCTTTAAAGGAAGTTTTCTTGGAGAGAATATCTAACAATCTCGATGGTTCGAGTTGAGATTTGTCAAGATCATTGAAGTTGAATGACGGAGATGAACTTTTAGGTGATGACTTGCGTTTCTCGTCAATACCAGTCTCTGTTGATTCTTCATCGACACACAGATTTTCAAGATCATGAGTGTCTTCTGGTTCAACAATACCGTTGTAATATTGTGGGTATTTTGCGAAAACATATTGCTCTACATATTGCATTTCGGTTGGCGTTATGGGACCTGACCATCTCAAGCCAAGGCCGCGCAGTGTTGATATGGCTTCAGCTACTATGTGAGCTGGAATCAGCGTATGCGCTTTctgtttattataatttacagTACACAAAATTATGCAGCTTATTAATGAAAGACGTCAAAAGTCATAGAAACAATATTTTACACAACAATATTTCACACTGACCTTAATGATCATGCTGCTTGGTCTGCTACTTTGATTAATGGGCGATCTGGGTATTGATGCTAAAGAAGATTCTTCGTGTTCGCTTTGAAGCATATCCTATGTTTGaagtaataatattaaatgaaagttccttatcaaaaaaaaaatattaaatgaaagtTCAacgggggaaaaaaaaaagaaaagaaaggaaaagaaaagacagGCGAAAGGCAAATTACCTCAGGTTCTGCACGCAGAGTGATCTTTTGATCCATTCTTCCAAGCATCATGCAGTTGAATCAAATTAGAGAAAGCTCAAGTCTagccttttaaaaaatttgaaagccAGTGAgcgaagaagaagagaaaaagaccAAAGATAGGAAGCAGGGGAAGAAAAACAGACAGAGCTCTGGATGTCGATGCGAGGACCAGCTTAATGTCATGTAGCTGCGGTTGAATTGgacataaattataatattaaagaaagTCATCGAAAGAGCTGCGACAAAGAGAGAAATGGCCACAATCTCAAGTGACGAAATCATTGTCCTCATTTCgctgaaaaataagagttaattttcatgcTCCAAAACCTGCAAGTTCGGGTACCCGTGGGGAAGCCGTGGCTTAAAAACTTCAATCGTAAAATGTTTGGTGTACATGCATAGTGGTGGGCTGGTGACTTGAAAACCAACATGATTTtattccaatatttttattcattttgtcaaaaaaattgtttaaaatcaTATATACCAACacattaacttttatttcacttttttttataataacctTGGCTTGTACTATATCGAACATACCCTCAATCTTTTGCTAGTAAAAGATTGACCTTTTACAATCGTTTATCTATACCGAAGATATAAAAACTACGGAACGTCAATAATTAGCAAATTATGGTCGATAGAAGACGCTACATACCAAGTCAACAACTGGTTTTAAATTAAGGAGAGATGGTGACTGGCCGAGCAATTTGGGTCGTACATAGCGTCCATATTGCGGGCAATTTGGCTAATAATTTGGGAATCTTTCAAGGTTCGAGAATGACTGGTCTTGGAGTCAAGACTGTGACGC contains these protein-coding regions:
- the LOC102609584 gene encoding uncharacterized protein LOC102609584, with amino-acid sequence MMLGRMDQKITLRAEPEDMLQSEHEESSLASIPRSPINQSSRPSSMIIKKAHTLIPAHIVAEAISTLRGLGLRWSGPITPTEMQYVEQYVFAKYPQYYNGIVEPEDTHDLENLCVDEESTETGIDEKRKSSPKSSSPSFNFNDLDKSQLEPSRLLDILSKKTSFKGNFISIPEIQARNRALKHCGLSEDEYLVLFVPNYKEAMLMIGESYPFFKGNYYLTIISEESDYIKGFAAQKESKVIAAPETWLDLRIKGSQLSQNFRRKCKYTPKGLFSYPVVVNGTRYSMHWISEAHRNAWHVLLDATGLVFGEDQLALALHRPDLVLCTLDNNTHAQPLKITCLLVRRKSFDTTSSTSA